CGCCAGTTTTGCCGATGTCCGATGCTCTGACCACCAGGCCATGGGATACACCAATCTATTGGAGATTTTAGATAGCATAGAACATGAAAAAGTAACAAAAACTATTTTAAACTTTGCTAAAAAAGTTTTCCAAACAGTGGCAATTGCAGAATCCCGTGTTCATGGAATTGATCTTGATAAAATCCATTTCCATGAAGTAGGGGCGGCAGACGCTGTGGCAGACATAGTGGGTGCATCCTATGCTTTCCATGAATTAGGACTTCATAAGATGAAAGTTTATGGACTACCACCAGCACTCGGAGGGGGCAGGATTAAAAGTAAACATGGAGATCTAAGTGTTCCAGCCCCTGCAACACTGGAAATACTTAAAAATGTTCCTGTAACTGGTGGTCCAGTAAACTATGAGTTAACCACTCCTACTGGGGCAGCTTTGCTGGTTAATATGGTGGATGAATTCTGTGAATTTTACCCAATGATAACTAATCACAAAGTTGCTTATGGTGCTGGAAAACTCGATCTGGAATTTCCAAATGTACTGAGGGTTGTGTCAGGAATTTTACCGGTTCCCACAGATGAAATCTCCATCCTGGAGACTAACCTGGATGATGTTACTGGAGAAGTTTTAGGCAACACCATGGACAGGTTGATGGAAGAAGGCGCCCTGGATGTCACAATAATCCCAACTATAGCCAAGAAAAACAGGCCAGGACACCTTTTAAGGGTGATAACTAAAGCTACCATGAACAATAAACTGTCAGAAATCATAATCCGAGAAACAGGAACACTGGGTGTTAGAACCATGCCATATGTCCATAGACATATTGTTGATCGGGAGATAATTCCAGTTGAAGTTGATTTTAATGGAAAGGTAAGGACTGTACGGATTAAGGTGGCCAAGATCGGTGAAGAGATAATTAACAGCACTGTTGAATATGAGGATGCCAAAAAGATTTCCAGAGAAATGGGACTTCCTTTAAAGGATATTATAAGAATCATTAACCAGAATGTAAAAGTGGAAGATGATTGATTATCAATGGGCTTTTGGGAGGAAAAAAATATGAAAAACATTGCAGTATGTGGACTGGTCTGTCAGGAATGCCAGTTTTTTAATGAAACATGCCAGGGATGTAATGAAGTTAAAGGAAAAACCTTCTGGGCCCAAGAAATAATGCCAAAAAAGGTTTGCCCAATCTTCAATTGTGCGGTTAATGATAAAACCTATAGAAATTGTGGGGAATGTTCCCAGTTACCCTGCAATATATTTAATGAACTGAAAGATCCCAATATTTCTGATGAAGAGCATGAAAGATCTATTTCTGACAGGATAACAAGATTAAAATCTAAATAGAGAGTTAAAAACATGTTTATAACTACTAAAGTATAGGATAATCTTCTAAAAATGTGTTAAAAATGAATAATTCAAACAGAAAAAAAGCGATATCTGTTCTATCAGGAGGTCTGGACTCAACAGTAGCCACTTCCCTCCTGGTGAAAGATTATGATATTCATGCTGTAACCTTTGATTATGGTCAAAGAAGTGTCAAGATGGAAATAAGATCTTCAATGGCTATATGTGAAGAATTAGGCATGGAGCATACGGTTATCAAACTTCCCTGGCTAACCCAGCTGGGTGGTTCTGCACTGACCAGCAAGGATGAAATTCCCAAACTTGAAGCAGATCAACTGGATGATAAAGAAGTTTGTGATGAAACTGCCCGGAAAGTATGGGTTCCTGGTAGGAATGTGGTGTTCACAGCCATTGCATTATCTTTTGCCGAGGCAGAAGACGCAGAGAAGATCATAGTTGGATGGGATCTGGAAGAAGCAGCAACCTTTCCCGATAATTCTAAAGAATTCTTAGATGCTTTCAACAATGTTCTGGAAATTGGTTCACTGGATGATGTGCAGATAGAAGCCCCTCTTATCAGGATGCACAAAGAAAACATTGTAAAATTAGGTGATAAGATAGGAGCACCAATGCAACTCAGCTACTCATGTTACATGGGTGGAGAAGAACATTGTGGCTGGTGTGAATCATGCATGAGGCGTAAAAGAGCCTTCAAATCTGCAAATGTAGAGGATAAAACCCAATATCGGGATAAGTGACTTTCAGGGTGGGTGGATTTGAATTCACTCATGGTTTAAATATTTCAAATAATATTCATCTTTTCCAGAGGAACTTCTCTTAATTTCCAGTTTATTACCTTGTTTAAGCCCTTCCCACCTTATAAAGTAATGTTCATGGGGTAAATCCGGTCCCCTACAGGTGCATGGATAGGACTCAACCCTAACTTCATGTGCTGATTCCTTTTCTTTAAGTACGAAATCTTCTCCTAATTGGGGGAAAAATGATAATTTATTTTTTAAAATGAATATAAAATTATTATCTGCTTCTTTTGATGATATTCTCCTTGAATAACTATTTTTTGAACCCATGGAAATCCCCTTACTAATGTATTGTTTTTTAATAAATAAATTTCCAATAAATTTAATTCAATTTATAAATTTAAGAATCCTTTTGCATTTTCTCCCAATATTAATTCTTTACTTTTCTGAGGTATTGGAAGATTTTTTATATGTTCTATGTCATTTTTAGGGTCAACCCAGGGATAATCAGAACCAAACATCACTCTTTCAGGACCTATAGTTCTGATCAAGTCAGCAGCTTCCTCATCATCTAAGGTGGTAGGGGAGTTGATGTGTGAAATGGCAATAGCAGTGTCAAACATCACCTGAGGATATTTATCAGCTATTTCAACTGTCTGATCCCAAAATCCATTACCCAGATGAGCCAGGACCAGTTTCAACTCTGGAAAGTCTTCCAGTACAGGTAGCCATCTATTGGGCTCTCCATAGGTAGAATTAGTGTCTATATTCATCCCAGAATGAGCAGTTATCGGTAGATCATGATCTGTTAACCATTGGTAAACTGGCCACATCAGTTCATCGTCAGGAGCGAATTTTTGGGCCACAGGATGTATTTTCACTCCCTTCATATCCCATTTGAGTTTATGTTCCAGTTCCTCCAATGGTTTTCGACCGGTCATGGTGGGGCTTACTGAGATAAATGGGATGAACATGGGATATTTAGCTGGCCTGTTTTTACCTGGTCGAGTTATGGCCACTGTCCAGAAGTTATTGTTTTTAAGCTGGTTATCCGGAGCGAAACTAACCATAATTGCCTTATCTATCCCCGCATTTTTCATGTCTTTCAAATAATCATCTGGTGTGCCGTAACTGTAATAATCCACACCATGTTTCTCTTTAATCATTTCTACAACCATTTTTCCAACTTTTTCTGTTGGATGCAGGTGTATGTGGGAGTCAATGATCATAATAAATCTCCATAATAATACGTAGCCAAGTAGCATGATTTTAGCTACACTAATTGCCTAATTTTACCTAATTTCATATAAGGTTCAATTTAAGGTGAATATTCATATCCGCATTCATTACATGCATATTTATACCATACAACACGTCCATCGCATTTTGGACATTTAAATCTCTTATTTTGTTCTTTAATCCAGTTTTTTACACCCTTTTCATTAATTTCTTTAAGGTTATCGTATATTTCATGGCGATATTTGAATCTGGCCTCGCCAGGATGAGAATTTTTCAACTTCTTTTCTAGTAATTGGCAGGGAAATTCATCACATTCAATACAAAAGTTAAGATTTTTTTCTTCAAAACAACAATTCCTAATTTTGCATTTCCACTTACTTTTCCTACGCTGCTGGTGATCCTCAGAACCGCAGCCTAAACAGCTTTTCGCATAAGAGGGACATGCTCCACAAAAAACTCCGCAAGGGGATGTTTCATCCGGTATTCTACCCATAATCAAACCTTCCACAAATTTCAATTATTTGTTTCATGTGATAATACATTTAAACCTTTGAATCCAACAGATATCCCATTCCAAAGGTTATTATTGGTATCATGAGGTAAGTGATGCCCACATCCATCATATAGTTTTTTAAAGTCATTTGCATAGGATTGGGAGGTAAAAACATTACCAAATCGATAGCTATACTAATCACAAACCAGATAACTCCGATCATAACTCCTTCCTTTGTGTAACCGGTTTCTAAGTTTTTTAGATATAAATATGCCAAGGCCACCACGATAACAGTAAGAGTTACCGGCATAATAGATTCAAATAGTGGGTTTCCTGCAGTTTTCAATGGGTAGATGAAAAATGATACCACAAATGGCACCAGCCACACTAACAATCCGAAAAAGATCATTTTCAAGTATTTGTTCATGTTCAAAACCACTAATTTACAAATATTTCCTTAATAATTCCAAATATTTTCTCAATCTATTTCATAAACATCTCTAAAAGAAAAAATAGAATGTTTATAGATTAAATCTACTTTTTAATCACTGGGAACGATTCTTCGGTTAGTAATTCATTTTCTGGTGTTTCATTGGGGTCTGAGAGGTAAGTTTCCATGAGTGGGCCTACAATTTCATATCCATTTTTGTAGGCATATTGTGCCAGGGCACCTATTGCAGTTCCACATTCACTGTAAGGACCTTTATATATGGTTGATAGGACCATTTGCTCAGGAACTGTTTTGATTTTAACTTTTCCCTCTTCTTCTGCTTCCCCTGCAAATGGGATTGCTATTTCATACATCAGCTCTTCTACTGGTACTTCCTGGGGGCTGTTGAAGAATATTCCATATGGAGGACCCATCATCTGCAGTCCTTTAGCCATTATGAACCCCACAACTTCACCCATGAGAACAGGAATTTCATCAAAGGGCCCTTTATAGGTTATGTATGCAACCTGCATTTTTCCAAGTTTCTTTTCGACTATTTCCATTTTTCCACCTTCTAAAGATTTTCTTCCCTTTTAATTTTTTCAATGAATTCAGTTACCCATTCCCTCTCTGTTTTGAGAGTTGCCAAGGGCCTGCTAAAAAGTGCCACAACGTAATAAGGTGTGTTTAGTTCTTCCTGCATTTTTACCGAGCTTTCCAGGAATTTAATCCTACCTTCAGCTGATTCTAGATAATTTTCCAGGCATTCAATGATTTTTTGCGGTTCTAAATAGTTAAGGTAAGCCAGTCCCAGATCAAAAGGGTTAATTAACTTTTTATTCCATGAAAGCAGGTCAACAATCTTTTCTTTCAGAGTCTTCCTCCCCAGATCAGTGATGGTGAACACCTTACGAGAAGGCTTTCCTTCCACTCTTTCTAGCTTTGATGTGACCAGTTCCTTTTTTTCTAACTTTTTTAAAACATAATAAATGGATGAAAATCCTATCTGGGTCCAGTTACGCATACCCCATCCTTCAATGGTCTTTTCCAGTTGGTAACCGTACTGTGGTTCTTCATATAACATGCCCAGTATGGCTACCTCTAAATCTGATATTCTAGGCATATAATATTCTATATTTATAATAATATAAAAAGGTTCTGATTAACTAAATACATTAATAACGGTAAAACAATGCAAGTGAATTCTACTTATTCCAGAATATATAATGCCTTAATTTTCCAATACACTAAGTAATCTTTTTATTGAACCCAGAAATGCATTCAAGATAATCTTTTTCACAATAAATAATAAAAAATAGAATAAATAACAAAAAGATTTTATCTAAGAATGGTATAGATAGGAATGGAGATAACAATGATTGAACTATTATTATTCCTCATCATGCTTTTTATTGTAGCCATAATCTCTTTAAAAATTGATAAACTACCAATTAGTCCGCAGATGATATTTATTTTCGCTGGAATCTTATCAGGATGGTTTTTTACAGGTTATGTGGATATTAAAGAACCACCCATTTCCACAACATTATTTTTAATAGCAGAAATAGCCCTGGTGTTGGTTTTATTCACCGATGCATCCAGAGTTCCCTTAAAAGATCTTAGAACCAATAACTTACCTCCAAGACTCCTTAGTATTGGACTTATATTAACCATAATTCTGGGGGTCGTGCTTGCAACTTTAATATTTACTGATTTAACTTTTTGGGAAGCAGCAATAATTGGCGTGGTTTTGGCTCCTACCGACGCTGCCTTAGGACAGATAGTGGTGAAAAATAAGGGAATACCACTTAAAATCCGTGAAGCACTGGAAATTGAGAGTGGATTAAATGATGGGTTGGTTGTACCCTTTTTACTGGTTTTCATTAGCATTGGCATGGCCGCAGAAACATTTTCTCCTACTGGTTACTTCATTAAAGTTGCACTGGAACAGATAGGATTAGGAGTACTTGCAGGTCTTGTTGTTGGACTTTTAGGGTCCTGGCTGGTTATAAAATCACGAGACAAAAGCTGGATAACTTCTGAATATCAGAGAATAGCTTTTTTGGTTCTGGCTATAATCTCATTTATTGTGGCTGATGAAATGGGTGGCAGTGGTTTTATTGCAGCGTTTGTTGGTGGTCTGGCAGCAGGATACATTACTCAGGATGCAGGTAAAGTTTTAATGGATTTTGCAGAAACAGAAGGGCAATTTTTAAATTTAACTGTCTTTTTCATTTTAGGCATAGTTATTGTCGGTTTACTGCCACATATCACCTGGCAGGTAATTCTTTATGTAATTTTAAGTTTAACTGTTATCCGCATGTTACCGGTGGCTATATCTTTAATCGGGACTAAAATAAATTGGGATACAGCATTGTTCATGGGATGGTTTGGTCCCAGAGGATTAGCATCAGTAGTGTTGACTAGTTACGCTCTGGAAAGATTAACCACTTTTCCAGGAAAGGATACTTTTATCTTAGTGGTTTTTATCACAGTACTAGTTAGTGTAGTGGCCCATGGAGTAACAGCTCTGCCGTTATCAAAAATTTATAGCCAAAGAAATCAGTAAATACTATCCCCTTTTTTTACAGGTACATGGTTGTATAAATTATATTCTCATACATAATAGAGAGTATATTTTCATACATAATCTAGATTTGAGGTGCACTGTTTATGAGTATTTTATCTCCAATAGCCATGACCATGTGAAGAGGAACTATAATATCATTTCCAGAACCACCCAAACCTTCTAAAATTCCACCTTTCCCTATGATAAATGCTTCCATGGTTTTGTTCTGGAAATTTACATCTACATCCTTTACTTTACCAATTAAATTTGCATCGATATCCACAACTTCTTTACCAATAATTTTATCTTTTATTCTCATAATACTCATCCCTTTCATCCCTCCATAACTAGATTCAGGGACTAACTTTACATTATCACCAGTTGCACTGATATTTTTGTCAATATATCCTTTTCCGGCATCATATTCATTTTCCACAATGAAATCTTTGTCAAGGTTGTTTAAATCATTTGACACGGTTATAAATCTTTTTTCAAGTTCTAATGCGTAGGGATCACTTTTGGCGGCAAATTCCAATTCTTCTGACAACTGATGGCTATATTCATTTTGAAATGGGTTTGTTTGGTTGGATACATCATTTGTGTCTGTTCCATGGCTTAATTTTTCTTTTATCTGCCCATGCAGTCCAGAAATATTTTTACTATCGCTTGAAAGTTTTTCACTAATTTTTAGACTATTTTGATTTATTTTAGGCATAAAAACTCCTCCAAATGGATTAAATGAACCACAAGTAATTTAAATCATAACGCATTAAACTACTCAAATTTCAAAACCACATCCCCTTTTTCATTATTAAAGGATTTTCACTGACTTGTATAAGTACTAAAAGAATTATTAGAAGAAAAGTCAATATTCGCATATTTTACTCCTTAATAGATCCACCACCCTTAGATCCACCAATTCTTCTTGAACCCTTTAAGAACAATCATCTCTATTAAACGTAGGTTCATGTTTATTTTTTTATTTTTAATCGTAGTTAACAGTTGTCCAATATGAAACACATTACAAAACTTAACCTTGGAAAAATCATAATTTTGAATGCTAGGAATTCAATTTTAGAGGTAACGTTTAGGTAAAAAAATCATTTAAAATCCATTAAAAGATAAATATTTAATGATTCTCTAAAAATAAAAGAGATTAAGATAAATATTTCATTTTTAATAGTTTATAACCATAAGACTCATAAATAAAACCAGAACTATATATATGATTAAGGAGCGAACTGGATGGAGATACCCTTATTAAAAAATGTAGTCATAATAATAGGATTAGCAGTTTTAGTCCTTTTAATATTCCGTAAAATTAGAATCCCTGCGATTTTAGCATTTTTTGTAACAGGTTTATTAGCTGGTCCCCATGGATTGGGTCTGATAAGTTCTCCAGATGAAGTTAGTCTTTTGGCAGATTTGGGAGTGATTTTCCTCCTTTTTACCATAGGAATAGAGTTTTCCCTGGAAAAGTTTTCTCAGATAAAAAGATACGTGGTTATTGGTGGTTCACTGCAGCTTACACTAACCTTAGCTGCGGTATATTTAATCTGTTTAAGTTTAGGTTTTAACTCATCAGAATCTATTTTCATCGGGTTTCTGGTTTCTTTTAGCAGCACTGCCATTGTTTTGCGCCTTCTCCAGGAAAAAGATCAGATGGACAGTATCCATGGGCAGATATCCCTGGGAATCCTAATTTTCCAGGACATTGCCGTTGTTCTGGTAATCCTTTTTACTCCAGTACTAGCCGGCATCAACAATGTAACTGCAACTAACTGGCCCCTGTTAATTGCCATGGGTGCGGGTTTAATTTTATTCACTTTCATCAGTGCTAAATGGATCGTACCTGAACTTTTACATTACGTTGCCCGGTTTAAAAGCAGAGAATTGTTCCTTTTAACTATCATCTTAATATGTTTTGGAATCACCTGGATAACATCAAGTATAGGTTTATCAACGGCATTAGGGGCTTTTTTAGCGGGGTTGATTATTTCCAATACTGATTACAGTCACCAGGCCCTGGGAAATGTTTTACCATTCCAGGATATATTTATGAGTTTCTTTTTTGTTTCCATAGGAATGCTATTGAATCCAAGTTTCATGGCAGAAAACCTGCTTTTGATAATAGCCATTACCCTTGCTGTTCTTATTTTAAAGTCACTTATCACTGGTATCACTGCTGGGCTGTTAGGGTTATCATTCAGGGTCATGATTTTAGTGGGTTTGATATTAAGTCAGATAGGTGAATTTTCTTTCATCTTGGCTGCAACCGGACTCCAACTGGGAATTGTTAATCAAAACTTTTTCCAGATATTTCTAGCAGTTTCCCTTATCACTATGTCGGTAACTCCGTTTATAATGGCCATTGCACCCCTCATATCCAATTTTTCTGATAAATTACCCCTACCTCCCAGAATTAAACACGGATTTTATCCATTTAAAACCCCACCTGAAGAAGTTCTAAGTGACCATCTAGTAATAGTTGGTTTTGGTATAAATGGGAAGAACATGGCTAAAGCCGCTTCAAAAGCACAAATTCCCTATGTGGTTGTTGAAATAAACCCCGAAATCGTGAGAAATGAAAAAGTTCATGGAGAATCCATCTATTTTGGTGATGCTGCCCATGGAACTGTCTTAAAAAATGTTAATATAAGGGAGGCACGGATAATGGTGGTGGCAATTTCAGATCCAATAGGAACCCTTAAAATCCTGGATGTTGCCAAAAAACTCAATCCAAACATCTATATTATCGTCAGAACGCGATACATTAGAGATATGGAAAACTTGTATCAGATGGGTGCTGATGAGATAATACCTGAAGAATTTGAAACTTCAATTGAAATCTTCAGCAGGGTGCTGGATCAGTACGATTTATCAAAAGAACAGATCGATGATTTCATTACGGAAATCCGCTCTGATGGTTACCAGATGTTCAGAACTCTTTCCCAGGACGAATCGGTCACCTGCACACTAAACAATGGTGCAAACACTGAGGTGTTCTCAATACCCGTGGGGAGTGATATGGATGGAGAAGTTCTTACCAAATTTATGGAAAATTATAATGGTGAAGTGTTGGCAGTTGTTAGAAATTCAAAAACATTTAAAGATCCAGATATTAATTTTAAGATCTTAGAAGATGACATGGTTATTATGGCTGGCGAAAAAAGGGAATAATTATTGTAATATTTTCCATGAGTAAACTAATCATAGTTCATTGAAAACCATTTATTTATCTAAATCCTCTCTTTGTATTTTAGTTCCTTAAATTTAATGGTATATCTGGTTCCATTCTCCCTATCCAGCTTTAAAGTTCCATCTAACTGTTTTACCAGACTCATCACCAATTGTAATCCAAGGGTTTCTGTTTTTCCAGGCTCCAGATCCTCAGGTATTCCTATTCCGTTGTCTGAAATAATTAAAACATAACCTTGATTTTTTAATTTAAAAATGGTTTTTATATTTCCCTTTC
This is a stretch of genomic DNA from Methanobacterium petrolearium. It encodes these proteins:
- a CDS encoding PRC-barrel domain-containing protein, which codes for MPKINQNSLKISEKLSSDSKNISGLHGQIKEKLSHGTDTNDVSNQTNPFQNEYSHQLSEELEFAAKSDPYALELEKRFITVSNDLNNLDKDFIVENEYDAGKGYIDKNISATGDNVKLVPESSYGGMKGMSIMRIKDKIIGKEVVDIDANLIGKVKDVDVNFQNKTMEAFIIGKGGILEGLGGSGNDIIVPLHMVMAIGDKILINSAPQI
- the queC gene encoding 7-cyano-7-deazaguanine synthase QueC → MNNSNRKKAISVLSGGLDSTVATSLLVKDYDIHAVTFDYGQRSVKMEIRSSMAICEELGMEHTVIKLPWLTQLGGSALTSKDEIPKLEADQLDDKEVCDETARKVWVPGRNVVFTAIALSFAEAEDAEKIIVGWDLEEAATFPDNSKEFLDAFNNVLEIGSLDDVQIEAPLIRMHKENIVKLGDKIGAPMQLSYSCYMGGEEHCGWCESCMRRKRAFKSANVEDKTQYRDK
- a CDS encoding PadR family transcriptional regulator, which gives rise to MPRISDLEVAILGMLYEEPQYGYQLEKTIEGWGMRNWTQIGFSSIYYVLKKLEKKELVTSKLERVEGKPSRKVFTITDLGRKTLKEKIVDLLSWNKKLINPFDLGLAYLNYLEPQKIIECLENYLESAEGRIKFLESSVKMQEELNTPYYVVALFSRPLATLKTEREWVTEFIEKIKREENL
- a CDS encoding amidohydrolase family protein produces the protein MIIDSHIHLHPTEKVGKMVVEMIKEKHGVDYYSYGTPDDYLKDMKNAGIDKAIMVSFAPDNQLKNNNFWTVAITRPGKNRPAKYPMFIPFISVSPTMTGRKPLEELEHKLKWDMKGVKIHPVAQKFAPDDELMWPVYQWLTDHDLPITAHSGMNIDTNSTYGEPNRWLPVLEDFPELKLVLAHLGNGFWDQTVEIADKYPQVMFDTAIAISHINSPTTLDDEEAADLIRTIGPERVMFGSDYPWVDPKNDIEHIKNLPIPQKSKELILGENAKGFLNL
- a CDS encoding DUF3795 domain-containing protein, with amino-acid sequence MGRIPDETSPCGVFCGACPSYAKSCLGCGSEDHQQRRKSKWKCKIRNCCFEEKNLNFCIECDEFPCQLLEKKLKNSHPGEARFKYRHEIYDNLKEINEKGVKNWIKEQNKRFKCPKCDGRVVWYKYACNECGYEYSP
- a CDS encoding cation:proton antiporter translates to MEIPLLKNVVIIIGLAVLVLLIFRKIRIPAILAFFVTGLLAGPHGLGLISSPDEVSLLADLGVIFLLFTIGIEFSLEKFSQIKRYVVIGGSLQLTLTLAAVYLICLSLGFNSSESIFIGFLVSFSSTAIVLRLLQEKDQMDSIHGQISLGILIFQDIAVVLVILFTPVLAGINNVTATNWPLLIAMGAGLILFTFISAKWIVPELLHYVARFKSRELFLLTIILICFGITWITSSIGLSTALGAFLAGLIISNTDYSHQALGNVLPFQDIFMSFFFVSIGMLLNPSFMAENLLLIIAITLAVLILKSLITGITAGLLGLSFRVMILVGLILSQIGEFSFILAATGLQLGIVNQNFFQIFLAVSLITMSVTPFIMAIAPLISNFSDKLPLPPRIKHGFYPFKTPPEEVLSDHLVIVGFGINGKNMAKAASKAQIPYVVVEINPEIVRNEKVHGESIYFGDAAHGTVLKNVNIREARIMVVAISDPIGTLKILDVAKKLNPNIYIIVRTRYIRDMENLYQMGADEIIPEEFETSIEIFSRVLDQYDLSKEQIDDFITEIRSDGYQMFRTLSQDESVTCTLNNGANTEVFSIPVGSDMDGEVLTKFMENYNGEVLAVVRNSKTFKDPDINFKILEDDMVIMAGEKRE
- a CDS encoding cation:proton antiporter, giving the protein MIELLLFLIMLFIVAIISLKIDKLPISPQMIFIFAGILSGWFFTGYVDIKEPPISTTLFLIAEIALVLVLFTDASRVPLKDLRTNNLPPRLLSIGLILTIILGVVLATLIFTDLTFWEAAIIGVVLAPTDAALGQIVVKNKGIPLKIREALEIESGLNDGLVVPFLLVFISIGMAAETFSPTGYFIKVALEQIGLGVLAGLVVGLLGSWLVIKSRDKSWITSEYQRIAFLVLAIISFIVADEMGGSGFIAAFVGGLAAGYITQDAGKVLMDFAETEGQFLNLTVFFILGIVIVGLLPHITWQVILYVILSLTVIRMLPVAISLIGTKINWDTALFMGWFGPRGLASVVLTSYALERLTTFPGKDTFILVVFITVLVSVVAHGVTALPLSKIYSQRNQ
- the larC gene encoding nickel pincer cofactor biosynthesis protein LarC, with the protein product MVLIIDPQQSGISGNMIIGALINLGADREIVGDVMEVYGSHFGEVDVEITEVNKAGISASFADVRCSDHQAMGYTNLLEILDSIEHEKVTKTILNFAKKVFQTVAIAESRVHGIDLDKIHFHEVGAADAVADIVGASYAFHELGLHKMKVYGLPPALGGGRIKSKHGDLSVPAPATLEILKNVPVTGGPVNYELTTPTGAALLVNMVDEFCEFYPMITNHKVAYGAGKLDLEFPNVLRVVSGILPVPTDEISILETNLDDVTGEVLGNTMDRLMEEGALDVTIIPTIAKKNRPGHLLRVITKATMNNKLSEIIIRETGTLGVRTMPYVHRHIVDREIIPVEVDFNGKVRTVRIKVAKIGEEIINSTVEYEDAKKISREMGLPLKDIIRIINQNVKVEDD
- a CDS encoding GyrI-like domain-containing protein encodes the protein MEIVEKKLGKMQVAYITYKGPFDEIPVLMGEVVGFIMAKGLQMMGPPYGIFFNSPQEVPVEELMYEIAIPFAGEAEEEGKVKIKTVPEQMVLSTIYKGPYSECGTAIGALAQYAYKNGYEIVGPLMETYLSDPNETPENELLTEESFPVIKK
- a CDS encoding DUF3795 domain-containing protein, which codes for MKNIAVCGLVCQECQFFNETCQGCNEVKGKTFWAQEIMPKKVCPIFNCAVNDKTYRNCGECSQLPCNIFNELKDPNISDEEHERSISDRITRLKSK